Part of the Fusibacter sp. A1 genome is shown below.
GCGTAAATGCAAACACAGTATAGACTTTCATCACAGCTCCTATTCATTCAGTAAGACATCCATAATAATCAGCAGACATAGAATAAACTCATCATCCGCATCCTCAGCAATTTCTACGCCATATGTGTCTTCATCCTCAGTCATTAGGTCATCGACAATCGCAATTACCCGATCCTCCATATCTTTCAACCTAAAGTCCAGGTTGATTATATCCCCCTCGGAGATAATGGCTCCATACTCAGAAATGATATGGACTCTCGCATCAAAAAAAGAAAACTCTTTTGTCAACTCTCCAAAGACTTCTCCATCTATGATCACCTGAAATTTCGGTTCAAAACTTGGTATGACTCTCTTGATTTCAGCTATTTTCTCATCCTCATCGGAATAAAGGGTCATCAACCGCTGGCCGAGGAAGAGTTTACTATCCATATAGTAAATTGTTTCTCCGTCTTCATCAAATATGTCGATTGTATTCTGCAGTCCCGGTATATGTTTTTCAATCTCATAGATCATCTGCCATCTCCATTTTGTTTGTATACGTTTATTTTACCACAATTTTGAATATAACAAGTGTATGACAATTCAAAAGGTTTTTTATATTTTGTTGACAAGCCAAATACATTTGAGTATCATAAAAACCATTATTAAAAAGGAGATCGTACCCATGAAAAAGAATATCAGGCTTTACTACCTATACTACGCGCTCAGCGACCTTCTCTTCATAGGACCTGTGATCGTCATCTACCTGCTCAGTAAAGGCTTTTCTTTTACAGAAATCCTAGCGCTACAATCCATTTTCAGCATCGCTATCTTTATCACCGAAGTTCCGACAGGGGCCACCGCCGATAAGTTCGGCAGAAAAAACAGTCTGATTCTTGGAACCGTTTTTCGATTTTTGGCCATGCTGCTCCTTATTTTCGGTAAAAGCTTCCTTCCACTCGCATTATCAGAGATTCTGTTCGCCCTAGGACTCTCCCTTAAGAGCGGAACCGATTCGGCGCTTTTATACGACACGATGCTCAGCCTCGAAAGGGAATCGGATTACCAGCGCATCGCAGGAAAGGGACACTCCAACCTTTATATCACACAGGCGGTAGCATCCCTTTTGGCCGGTGTGATGTACAGCTATGATCCACATCTTCCATTTATCGCAGCTACCGTATTCGTCGCCTTAAACGGTCTTGTGTGTCTCTTTTTCAGCGAACCGCCGATTCATGGAAAAACTTCTAAACACGGTCTTGGCTACTATGATCAGATGAAATCAAGCTTCAGTCATGTCGCAAGTCAAAAAAAGATAATTGCGGTCATACTATTTGCCTGTGTCTATATCACTTTTTCAAAGACAGCATTTTGGTTTTATACCCCATATTTCGTGGCAGTGGACATCAATGTCGTCTACTATGGCTTAATGTTCTTCCTATTCAACATCATCGCCGCGATCAGCTCAAGATACAATCACCTGTTTATAAAAGCGACAAGAGGCCGCACAATGGTTGTGATGAATCTTATGATGGTGGTATCCTTCGCCATCCTCGGCACAGTCACACATGCGATAGGAGTGATGGGTATCTTCTTGCAGCAAGCCAATAGGGGGCTCTTTAAACCCGTCGTAGACAAGTACGTCAACAAACATACTGCGAGTGACAAAAGAGCTACCGTGCTCTCTATCGTCAGTCTCATGTCAAACCTCTGTGCTGCGGTCTTCATGCCTTTGTTCGGCCTTGTTAAGGATTCTCTTGATGTTTACAAAACACACCTGACACTTGCCGCTACCTTACTGATCGCCACACTGTTCATGAGCTATACCATAAAAAGACTACAAAAAAAAGCAATAGGGTCAGCGAAGTGATCGCTTGTCTATTACTTTCTCTTGCTATCATAGAAATGCTATAAAAGTTCTCTAAAGCCTACAATGCCATGCAGGCTCAAATTTGATATAATTGACTCATCAACCAAGAGGTGTTCAAATGAAAATACTCCTGATAAGCGATGAAGAGTCGCCAATTCTAACAACCCAATATTTTAAAAGCAATCTGCAGGATATTTCATTTGTCATCTCATGCGGAGATCTCAAAAGCAGTTATCTTGAGTATATTGCCAGTATCAGCAATCTGCCAATCTATTATGTTCACGGCAACCACGATGAACACTATATCAAGACGCCGCCAGGCGGTTGTATCTCTATCGACGACCAGCTGATCACAACTTTGGGACTCAACATTGCGGGCATCGGGGGATGCAGAAGATATCGAAAGGGTGAGTTTCAGTACACTGACTTTCAGATGTGGCTGAGATACTTCAGAATGCTCCCCAGAATACTTATTAAAGGGGTCGATATCCTAGTTACCCATGCTCCCGCATATGAGTTAGGCGACCAGCCAGACCAATATGTCCACAGAGGATTTAAGGTCTTCAATCGAATTCTAAAAAAGCATGCTCCAAAATATCACTTCCATGGACATAATCATCTTAACTATGGAAGACAGCCAAGACAACTTCAATTTGAAAACACAACCATAATCAATGGATTTAAACACACCATCGTCGAAATCAAGTAGAATGTGTGATCACACCGTCGACAAACCAGTCCATATTCAAGATTTCATCTACAGAGAGTGTATCATCACTCTCTACTTTTATTACTCCCTTACTATCATAAATCGGTCCTGTAAACGGATGGAACATGTCCTGAATCATCATTTTTTTCATCAGCTCCACCAGTTTTACCGTATCCGCAGGAACCTTTGACTTATTCAGATAGATGTCTAAGGCACCAGATGCGAGTCCCCACCAGTAATTGATCAACTTTGGATTATCATTGTACAGATTAGTCACCGCACGGTAGGTTCCACTGAGAATACTGTTGATGATTTTTTCATAGAAAACTCCCCAATGCCAGATAGGGGATGCCAGATAAGTCTTCGGTAGCCTTGTCACAGGATCCACTTCACAAAGCATCGCATACACACCATACTTCCAAGTCTCTTCTCTAGGAACAGCCAAGGTCTTATTGTTGATGATATCTGCACCAAGAGCAGCCAGCTGTTCGTTTACTTTAGTCTTCTCCGGATGGTTCCAATCGTTAGTCCATGCGACCTGTACGATAGCCCTCGGATTAACCATCTTAGCTCCTAAGGTAAAGGCGTTTATTCCCGCAATCACTTCTGATGTGGGACTGGTCGCCGCATAACCAATGATATCCGTTTTCGTCATACTGCCTGCTATCATTCCGGTCAAAAATCTTGGCTCATATGTTCTTCCGAAATAGTTGCTCATGTGCACAAAGGGTCTACTTTCAGAGCAGTTGAAGAACTTGACCGTCGGATTCTCCATCGCACATCTCATCGTCGCCTTCATGAATATTTCAGAAGTGGTGAAGATGACATCATAGTTTTCCTCAGCCAAGCCTTTGATCACATCGTAAGCGCTGTCATCCTCCGGTACATTTTCAACAAAAGCAGTCGTCACTTGAGAACCAAAAATCGATTCAACGTGCTGTCTTCCTAGTTCGTGGGAATACGTCCATCCAGACTTCTCAATCGTTCTCGCATAAATGAAGGCCACTCTCAATTTCTTAAAGGGCTTTAAGAGCATGTTGATTGGAGAAATGATAGATGGGGGCTCCTGTATATCATCATCCACAGAAATATCTATCGCATCGGGATCTCCATAAGCACTAAGCTCCTTTATCAATCTCGGCATTGTTTCAGAAAGTTCCTCGTAAGTGCTCTCCTTAACTCCGTAGAACTGGGCATAAAGAATAAAGGCATCTGCAGTCGTATTTTCCAACTTGCCGCCACCATCAGCCAAATACTTCGATCTGAACGGCTCATAGATACGTCGATAAAAGTAAACGAACTTTTCTTGGTCCGCAGGCGCTTCAAACTTTTCTAAATACCTAAGCAGCCTACCGAATCTGGATTTCTTGGAAAACCAAAGCTGATGTAGTCCTGTCACCTGATAGAATGACATATAGGCATAATAGATCTGATGAAGTTCGCTCTCCTCATCGTATTTTGGAACAATTCTTGTCACATCCGCATCTATC
Proteins encoded:
- a CDS encoding LURP-one-related/scramblase family protein, which gives rise to MIYEIEKHIPGLQNTIDIFDEDGETIYYMDSKLFLGQRLMTLYSDEDEKIAEIKRVIPSFEPKFQVIIDGEVFGELTKEFSFFDARVHIISEYGAIISEGDIINLDFRLKDMEDRVIAIVDDLMTEDEDTYGVEIAEDADDEFILCLLIIMDVLLNE
- a CDS encoding MFS transporter produces the protein MKKNIRLYYLYYALSDLLFIGPVIVIYLLSKGFSFTEILALQSIFSIAIFITEVPTGATADKFGRKNSLILGTVFRFLAMLLLIFGKSFLPLALSEILFALGLSLKSGTDSALLYDTMLSLERESDYQRIAGKGHSNLYITQAVASLLAGVMYSYDPHLPFIAATVFVALNGLVCLFFSEPPIHGKTSKHGLGYYDQMKSSFSHVASQKKIIAVILFACVYITFSKTAFWFYTPYFVAVDINVVYYGLMFFLFNIIAAISSRYNHLFIKATRGRTMVVMNLMMVVSFAILGTVTHAIGVMGIFLQQANRGLFKPVVDKYVNKHTASDKRATVLSIVSLMSNLCAAVFMPLFGLVKDSLDVYKTHLTLAATLLIATLFMSYTIKRLQKKAIGSAK
- a CDS encoding metallophosphoesterase family protein, which produces MKILLISDEESPILTTQYFKSNLQDISFVISCGDLKSSYLEYIASISNLPIYYVHGNHDEHYIKTPPGGCISIDDQLITTLGLNIAGIGGCRRYRKGEFQYTDFQMWLRYFRMLPRILIKGVDILVTHAPAYELGDQPDQYVHRGFKVFNRILKKHAPKYHFHGHNHLNYGRQPRQLQFENTTIINGFKHTIVEIK
- a CDS encoding BMP family ABC transporter substrate-binding protein, producing MIDVHAIEEYSKAVSLAKKSYQRSKAQGESGHLTALDGLLKEIDIISTVHLGTMNILLKKVKGTYTKGRRMTFAKNFMPLESRTSEFATKWIALCEAHLTEGIRDPIKVYEYMGFYYVMEGNKRVSVLKYYDAVSIDADVTRIVPKYDEESELHQIYYAYMSFYQVTGLHQLWFSKKSRFGRLLRYLEKFEAPADQEKFVYFYRRIYEPFRSKYLADGGGKLENTTADAFILYAQFYGVKESTYEELSETMPRLIKELSAYGDPDAIDISVDDDIQEPPSIISPINMLLKPFKKLRVAFIYARTIEKSGWTYSHELGRQHVESIFGSQVTTAFVENVPEDDSAYDVIKGLAEENYDVIFTTSEIFMKATMRCAMENPTVKFFNCSESRPFVHMSNYFGRTYEPRFLTGMIAGSMTKTDIIGYAATSPTSEVIAGINAFTLGAKMVNPRAIVQVAWTNDWNHPEKTKVNEQLAALGADIINNKTLAVPREETWKYGVYAMLCEVDPVTRLPKTYLASPIWHWGVFYEKIINSILSGTYRAVTNLYNDNPKLINYWWGLASGALDIYLNKSKVPADTVKLVELMKKMMIQDMFHPFTGPIYDSKGVIKVESDDTLSVDEILNMDWFVDGVITHST